A window of Etheostoma spectabile isolate EspeVRDwgs_2016 chromosome 24, UIUC_Espe_1.0, whole genome shotgun sequence genomic DNA:
TGAAGTGGAAAGACTGGGGGTTTTCAGTGTTCCCTCTTCTACCACTCCTGTTTCCCTTGCCTTTCAACGTTGGGGATTCTAAAAACTagcaatgaaattaaaataaccaGTCTGTAAAGCTGTTCTTCTTTTATCTGACCATTgataacattttgaaattaaatgcCACTACTTGCCAACTGATGATTTGTCCCAATTACTGAAAATGCAAATCACTCAGGGATTGTTTGCCACAGCCCTTGTTCACTCTGGTTTTATTATTGTCTTTTATCCCTTTTGTTTTGCAGTGGACTTGTCCATTGGTGGGGTGTGGACTGGGAGGATAGAAGAGCAGCAGCAATGTGAGAAGATGGACGAGCACCATCTCTCCAAACAGCAGCTTGTACAGCTAATCAGATCCCTCATCTTAGTTGAACAGGTATCCATCCTGACCATTTTGCTCCACTGTATTCCTAAGATAAAGTTCTCAGCCAAAGCAGAATTTTAGTAGCCAAGATGTACAATGCAATATACTGAAACATGCaatgtaatctgaaaaataACGTATTGCATCCTAGAGCCAGGAGCCCAGGATCCTAGCATCCGACTTGAAGTATCTCCAGGAAGACCTGCAACTAAAGAAAGCAAATGTTTACCGGTCCATACCCTATTCACGGCTTGGCTCCAACAGGGATGCTCACTGCTACAGAAAAGCATATCCTCATCTGGTGGCCTTCAAAGTGAGTATCATTAGTGTTAAGCCATGTTTGTATAAATGATGACTTAGGGAAACCTGCAGATTTTTGTACTAGAAATGTTCTGGTGTACTGTCTTCTCATTTTCAGGAAAGtgatgcatttcatttttgatttatAGTTATTggctcttcatcatcttcatctctaAGCATACTGTTGTTATTCTTTTCTCATTGAGCTTTTAGTATTCATAAAGTCCATTTTTAATCACTGGTATATTAAAAACTGCAACTCCATATGTTACCTGGCTCTGTAAGCCGTGTGTTTCATTGTGTCATTCTAAGCCGTTACCTCCTTATCTTCCCCCTCAGGTTTCGTGTCAGGAGTGGGGCCAAGTTCTTCTGAGGAACAAAGAGTGGGACGCTGTGTTGGAGCACACTTTGTTGGCATGGCGCTACACAAGTGAGTTGCCACAGTGGGATACAGCAAACCATAATGCTCTGCAAGAACAGTGTTACAGCATTTTGGCAGCTCACAGCCTCACTGCTCTCCAACACTACcaccctggaccagacagaggACGCGAGCTGCTCCGAAGGTAACACCTTAGTATGTAGAGGCTTGTGAACAGTCCACATACAGATCTTAAACAGTACATACGTTGATAGTGTGTCAATATTCACACCAATTATATATCGTTATAATCAGATTAAGTGAAAACTCAACAAGGAAATGATAACGTTAACCGTTCAGTTTGGTTGCTCAACCCAGCTGTTCTCAACCAGGGTGCCACGGCCCTGTAGGGTGCCATCTGGCTTTCTCAGGGGTGGCGTAAAAAGTTTGAGCCTTTAAGCAGAGAGGGATGCGTAACCAGGGAGTATTTTGGATGGAGCGCAGAGCAGCTTTCTTAAAAGTTAAAACGTCACCTTATCTCCAGTTTCTCGCTGGTCTCACTCACAGCACAAGTTTGAAGCATGCCTAAGTCTGTCTCTGCGTCACTGCAGTACAAGCAGTACCCTACATGCAGATGAACGGCGCCGCTCCCAGAAGTGCACATTATTCTGTGGACCTTTTGCTGGCAGAGCTCTGGGCACtgcctcttttctttttggagTGAGCAATGTGCGTGGAGTTGGAACCAAAAGCTCTGAGCAACGAGCGGAAATTTCCTCGTCAATGTCAGGGTCAGCAAACGAGGACTACGTCACCATGCAGTACAAACTTAGCATACAGTGTCTTTCAGTACAGCGGCATGTATGCCTTCCAAGTATGAGCAGTCTGTGTACACAAGCTAATTCAAcctcaaagggctttacaggTATCAAAACAGGAGgtacaaaaacatcacaaatataaataaaaaagccaGGAATAAGAAATGTAAAATCGGCTACTATCATCTTATCCTGTTCTCTCTGAGGCGGATGATGTTGCAGTCTTGCATGTCCCTCTGGTATTTAATTCTGGCTCAGAGCTCATCCAGCTAATTTTCTTCTGAC
This region includes:
- the LOC116674206 gene encoding uncharacterized protein LOC116674206; the encoded protein is MAAVCQSRRALMEIPAPQPKIAARMRRSYLEILSARLAPSPFPRWRNSTSNTKRVHSLDLSIGGVWTGRIEEQQQCEKMDEHHLSKQQLVQLIRSLILVEQSQEPRILASDLKYLQEDLQLKKANVYRSIPYSRLGSNRDAHCYRKAYPHLVAFKVSCQEWGQVLLRNKEWDAVLEHTLLAWRYTSELPQWDTANHNALQEQCYSILAAHSLTALQHYHPGPDRGRELLRRLNMAQLHSQSIVPCTQELQRIMGCVDDSSMDTK